A region of Culicoides brevitarsis isolate CSIRO-B50_1 chromosome 1, AGI_CSIRO_Cbre_v1, whole genome shotgun sequence DNA encodes the following proteins:
- the LOC134827466 gene encoding chromatin-remodeling complex ATPase chain Iswi: protein MSNVEETETPMDTNENSNASSTDGTDSNNKDNSDFDAKIETDRSKRFEFLLKQTSIFSHFVSPVGPSPKSPLKVKPTKGRKAAASGSDDPADHRHRKTEQQEDEELLAETNAKQKQVISFESSPHYIAFGEMRDYQIRGLNWMISLYENGINGILADEMGLGKTLQTISLLGYLKHFRNNPGPHIVIVPKSTLQNWMNEFKRWCPTLRAVCLIGDQDTRNAFIRDVLMPGEWDVCVTSYEMCIKEKSVFKKFNWRYMVIDEAHRIKNEKSKLSEILREFKTANRLLITGTPLQNNLHELWALLNFLLPDVFNSSEDFDAWFNTNQCLENNNLVERLHAVLKPFLLRRLKSEVEKKLLPKKEVKVFVGLSKMQREWYTKILLKDIDIVNGAGKVEKMRLQNILMQLRKCCNHPYLFDGAEPGPPYTTDYHLVENCGKMTILDKLLPKLQSQGSRVLIFSQMTRMLDILEDYCVWRQFQYCRLDGSTAHEDRTRMIDEYNEPDSKKFIFMLSTRAGGLGINLATADVVLIFDSDWNPQMDLQAMDRAHRIGQKKQVRVFRFITENTVEEKIIERAEVKLRLDKLVIQQGRLVDNKSNQLNKDEMLNIIRFGANHIFSSKDSEITDEDIDEILNKCEAKTEELTKKFESLGESSLRQFTLDTEDRSLYNFEGEDYREKQKLNALGNWIEPPKRERKANYAVDAYFKEALRVAEPKAPKAPRPPKQPIVQDFQFFPPRLFELLDQEIYYYRKTVGYKVPKNPDLGSEAAKIQREEQRKIDDSEPLTEEEAAEKESLLTQGFTTWTKRDFNQFIKANEKYGRDDIENIAKDVEGKTPEEVIEYSSVFWDRCHELQDIERIMAQIERGEAKIQRRASIRKALDAKIGRYRAPFHQLRISYGNNKGKNYIEEEDRFLVCMLHKLGFDKENVYEELRAAVRCAPQFRFDWFIKSRTSMELQRRCNTLITLIERENQELEEKERQEKKKKQSTGAVPKAGGQKRKADSTPASAKSSKKSKK from the exons ATGTCGAACGTCGAGGAAACCGAGACGCCGATGGATACAAACGAAAATTCG aatgcCTCTTCCACGGATGGCACAGACTCGAACAACAAGGACAACTCTGACTTTGATGCCAAAATCGAGACAGATCGCAGCAAGCGTTTcgaatttttgctcaaacaaacgtcaattttttcgcatttcgtGTCGCCCGTGGGTCCCAGTCCCAAATCGCCGCTCAAAGTAAAGCCCACAAAGGGTCGCAAAGCAGCTGCTTCGGGCAGTGACGACCCCGCGGATCATCGACATCGCAAAACGGAGCaacaagaagacgaagaattgCTTGCCGAGACAAATGCCAAACAGAAACAagtaatttcttttgaatcgTCGCCACATTATATCGCATTCGGCGAAATGCGTGATTATCAGATCCGTGGCTTGAATTGGATGATTTCCTTGTACGAGAATGGAATTAACGGGATTTTAGCTGACGAAATGGGTTTAGGTAAAACCCTTCAAACGATCTCGTTGCTTGGATATTTGAAGCATTTTCGTAACAATCCGGGACCTCACATCGTCATCGTGCCGAAATCCACGCTGCAGAATTGGATGAACGAATTTAAGCGATGGTGCCCGACTTTACGTGCAGTTTGCTTGATTGGCGATCAAGATACCCGAAATGCATTCATTCGTGATGTTTTGATGCCCGGCGAGTGGGATGTTTGTGTCACGTCATACGAAATGTGCATCAAGGAAAAATccgtctttaaaaaattcaattggcGCTACATGGTAATTGACGAGGCGCATCGTATCAAGAacgaaaagtcaaaattatccGAAATTTTGAGGGAATTCAAGACAGCAAATCGTCTTTTGATCACCGGAACGCCGCTACAGAACAATTTACACGAATTATGGGCTCTGCTGAACTTTTTGTTGCCCGATGTCTTTAACAGCTCCGAGGATTTCGACGCTTGGTTCAACACAAATCAATGTTTAGAGAACAATAACTTGGTAGAACGCTTGCATGCCGTATTGAAGCCCTTCTTATTGCGTCGCTTGAAATCTgaggtcgaaaaaaaattgttaccgAAGAAGGAAGTGAAAGTTTTTGTGGGTTTGTCGAAAATGCAACGTGAATGGTACACAAAAATCTTGTTGAAGGACATTGATATCGTCAATGGCGccggaaaagttgaaaaaatgcgtttacaaaatattttgatgcaaTTGCGGAAATGTTGTAACCATCCATATCTCTTTGACGGAGCTGAACCGGGACCTCCGTACACCACAGACTACCATCTCGTCGAAAATTGCGGAAAAATGACGATTTTGGACAAACTTTTACCCAAATTGCAATCTCAAGGCTCTCGTGTACTGATTTTCTCGCAAATGACCCGAATGTTAGACATCTTAGAAGATTACTGCGTATGGCGTCAATTCCAATATTGTCGTTTGGATGGAAGTACCGCACATGAGGATCGTACCCGGATGATTGACGAGTACAACGAGCCCgatagcaaaaaatttattttcatgttatCGACTCGTGCCGGCGGTTTGGGTATTAATCTCGCTACAGCTGATGtcgttttgatttttgactcGGATTGGAACCCTCAGATGGATTTACAAGCCATGGATCGTGCTCATCGTATCGGACAAAAGAAGCAAGTGCGCGTTTTTCGCTTCATCACGGAAAATACCGTCGAAGAAAAGATCATTGAACGTGCGGAAGTCAAATTGCGCCTCGATAAATTGGTTATTCAACAAGGACGTCTCGTCGATAACAAATCAAATCAACTGAACAAGGACGAAATGTTGAACATTATTCGTTTCGGCGCTAATCACATATTTTCGAGCAAAGATAGCGAGATCACCGATGAGGATATTGACGAAATTCTGAACAAATGCGAGGCAAAAACGGAAGAACTcacgaaaaaattcgaaagttTGGGCGAAAGTTCGTTGCGACAATTCACACTTGACACTGAGGATCGTTCTTTGTACAATTTCGAGGGCGAGGATTACcgtgaaaaacaaaaactcaatGCACTTGGCAACTGGATCGAGCCGCCGAAGCGTGAACGTAAAGCTAATTACGCCGTTGATGCGTATTTCAAGGAGGCGTTGCGTGTTGCCGAGCCTAAGGCACCAAAAGCTCCTCGTCCCCCGAAACAACCGATTGTTCAGGACTTTCAATTCTTCCCGCCGCGCTTGTTTGAGCTTCTGGATCAAGAAATCTACTATTATCGCAAGACTGTCGGTTATAAAGTCCCGAAAAATCCCGATCTCGGGTCAGAAGCTGCTAAAATTCAGCGAGAAGAGCAACGAAAGATTGACGATTCGGAGCCGTTGACGGAAGAAGAGGCGGCGGAGAAGGAATCTTTGTTAACGCAGGGCTTTACGACATGGACAAAGCGTGATTTTAACCAATTTATCAAGGCAAATGAGAAATATGGGCGGGATGACATCGAAAATATCGCAAAAGATGTCGAAGGAAAGACCCCGGAAGAGGTTATCGAGTATAGCAGCGTTTTTTGGGATAGATGTCACGAATTACAGGATATTGAAAGGATTATGGCGCAAATTGAGCGTGGAGAGGCGAAAATTCAACGTCGTGCTTCGATTCGAAAGGCATTAGATGCaaag ATTGGTCGTTACCGTGCCCCATTCCATCAGCTGAGAATCTCCTATGGCAACAACAAAGGCAAGAATTACATCGAAGAAGAGGATCGTTTCCTCGTCTGCATGCTTCACAAACTCGGTTTCGACAAGGAAAATGTCTATGAAGAGCTCCGAGCGGCAGTTCGATGTGCCCCGCAATTCCGCTTTGATTGGTTCATCAAGTCACGTACCTCGATGGAGCTTCAGAGACGTTGTAATACCCTCATTACATTGATCGAACGCGAAAATCAGGAGTTGGAGGAGAAGGAACGTcaggaaaagaagaagaaacaaagTACGGGCGCCGTTCCAAAAGCTGGCGGACAAAAAAGAAAGGCAGATTCGACACCAGCTTCAGCTAAAAGCagcaaaaagagcaaaaaataa
- the LOC134827471 gene encoding gametocyte-specific factor 1-like, translating to MSETYITCPYNPSHQILPHRYAVHITKCAVQHPDIKLLICPFNSKHRLREEEMAKHKIECPDRVTFEKKMNPIDVGASRHDDFASRSRSRSRSPLNKDSDEDNWDDEVGSKPSFHAENTKLGGLRKKN from the exons atgaGTGAAACGTACATTACTTGTCCCTACAATCCTTCACATCAAATCTTGCCGCACAG ATATGCTGTTCACATCACGAAATGCGCAGTCCAACATCCcgatataaaacttttaatctgCCCATTTAACTCGAAACATCGATTGCGAGAGGAAGAAATGGCg aaaCATAAAATTGAGTGTCCAGATCGTGtaacttttgaaaagaaaatgaatcCAATCGACGTCGGGGCAAGTCGTCATGATGATTTTGCTTCAAGATCTCGTTCTCGTTCACGTTCTCCTTTGAATAAAGACAGCGACGAGGACAATTGGGATGATGAAGTTGGTTCAAAGCCTTCTTTTCATGCGGAAAATACAAAACTTGGGGGTTtgcgaaagaaaaattaa
- the LOC134837195 gene encoding senecionine N-oxygenase-like, whose amino-acid sequence MPFVQQKYATTTCLGLSLELRVYFVRMRVAIIGAGVAGLVACKYCNEFDLDVVVYEQCGDVGGTWIYSTDSGKNSHTSMYKNLVTNSPVEVMGFHDFEFPKGEKSYVTWKEVLDFIKSYEKHFKLTKFIKFEHFVTKVSPLEDENKWKVVGKYENEDFTEEFDAVFVCNGHFFDPNLPKINGIESFEGKIIHSHDYRDPEMFKGKKVLVVGSGPSGIDITFDLSHLAKTVHMSHHSTTLASDLFPQNVEQLPDIDFISDGKVHFTNSREENYDAIVLCTGYKYNFPFLSEDSGIKVTNNHVTPLYKHVINIEHPSMFFIGLTNVTIFNSIIELQVQFAIKSLLKYFPLPTKDEMYQELHEEMQIRHSKGMFGKRMHQLWPDFMRSYIDDVVRIADLKPILPVLLDIYDESRALSYSDIKNYRNYRYLVLDDRSYVKKFLRN is encoded by the exons ATGCCATTTGTGCAACAAAAATATGCAACGACAACTTGTTTAGGTCTCTCCCTCGAGTTGCGCGTgtattt TGTGAGAATGAGAGTCGCTATTATCGGTGCTGGCGTTGCAGGTCTCGTTGCTTGCAAGTATTGCAATGAATTTGATTTGGACGTTGTTGTTTACGAGCAATGCGGTGATGTTGGAGGCACTTGGATTTATTCAACGGATAGCGGAAAGAACTCTCACACGAGTATGTACAAGAATTTAGTCACAAATTCCCCCGTTGAAGTGATGGGATTTCACGATTTCGAGTTTCCAAAGGGAGAAAAGTCGTATGTGACATGGAAGGAGGTCCTGGATTTCATCAAAAGCTACGAAAAGCACTTTAAATTgacgaaatttatcaaatttgaacattttgtgACAAAAGTTAGTCCATTGGAGgatgaaaataaatggaaagttGTCGGAAAATACGAGAATGAAGACTTTACGGAGGAATTTGATgcagtttttgtttgtaacgGACATTTTTTCGATCCAAATCtaccaaaaattaatggaattgAGAGTTTTGagggaaaaattattcacagtCATGATTATCGGGATCCAGAAATGTTCAAAG gtaaaaaggTACTTGTCGTTGGTTCAGGTCCTTCTGGCATCGATATTACATTCGATTTAAGTCATTTAGCGAAGACTGTTCACATGAGTCATCATTCTACGACATTAGCATCCGATCTGTTCCCTCAAAATGTTGAGCAACTACCCGATATTGACTTCATTTCTGAtggaaaagttcattttacGAATTccagagaagaaaattatgatGCAATTGTCCTTTGTACAGGCTACAAAtacaattttccatttttatctgAGGATTCAGGAATAAAAGTCACGAATAATCACGTAACGCCTCTTTACAAGCATGTTATTAACATCGAGCATCCTTCAATGTTCTTCATTGGTCTCACAAATGTgacgatttttaattcaattatcgaGTTACAG gtgcaATTTGCGATAAAATCCTTGCTAAAGTATTTTCCTTTACCAACAAAAGATGAAATGTATCAAGAATTACATGAAGAAATGCAGATTCGACACTCCAAGGGTATGTTTGGCAAAAGAATGCATCAATTATGGCCTGATTTCATGAGATCCTACATTGATGATGTCGTGAGAATAGCAGATTTGAAGCCTATTTTGCCTGTATTGTTGGATATTTATGATGAATCTCGAGCTTTGTCTTATAGtgacatcaaaaattatcgaaattatCGATATTTGGTACTTGATGATCGGAGttacgttaaaaaattcctgcgaaattaa
- the LOC134838321 gene encoding senecionine N-oxygenase, with protein MRLMNIAVIGAGTAGLSAAKHALAAGCNVTVFEQAKALGGTWVYTDSIGKNEYGIDVHSSMYKGLHTNLPKEIMGYPDFPIPEQDRSYIPAEDMCKFLNLYAETFNVKQRIKLEHHVIRVRPVEETKWEIIVRDLPNDKLMTLIFDAVFVCNGHYHTPAYPNYPGHKKFKGRQVHSHDYRCPDPYEGETVLVIGAGPSGMDLAYEVGKVAKRVTLSHHLKEPPKTVFPSNVTQKPDVTSMTENGVYFNDGSFEEFSVVLYCTGYQYTFPFLSVDAGIYVDDNYVTPLYKHCININYPTMAFIGLPTFVCASQMFDLQVRFALKFITGAKEMPSKEEMLADTEKDMQARFAKGYKKRQAHLMGENQCSYYDDLAKTAEIEPIKPVITKMHKVSYHRYLDDLVNFRKNRFKILDNENFVEIENYNN; from the exons atgcgacTTATGAACATTGCGGTAATTGGCGCAGGAACTGCCGGCTTATCAGCTGCCAAACATGCTCTCGCCGCCGGATGCAACGTCACAGTTTTCGAGCAAGCAAAAGCTCTCGGAGGCACGTGGGTTTACACCGACAGCATTGGCAAAAACGAATACGGCATCGACGTTCACAGCAGCATGTACAAAGGTCTTCACACAAATTTACCCAAAGAAATTATGGGATATCCTGACTTCCCAATTCCTGAGCAAGATCGTTCATACATCCCAGCGGAAGACATGTGCAAATTCCTCAATTTATACGCGGAAACTTTTAACGTCAAGCAACGCATCAAATTAGAGCATCACGTGATCCGCGTTCGTCCCGTCGAAGAAACCAAATGGGAGATAATTGTCAGGGATTTGCCGAATGATAAACTCATGACGTTGATTTTTGATGCGGTTTTCGTGTGTAACGGGCATTATCATACGCCTGCGTATCCAAATTATCCaggacacaaaaaattcaaaggaaGACAAGTTCATAGTCATGATTATCGATGTCCTGATCCATATGAGGGAGAGACAGTTTTGGTTATTGGAGCAGGCCCAAGTGGCATGGATTTGGCGTATGAAGTTGGAAAAGTCGCGAAACGAGTAACTTTGAGTCATCATTTGAAGGAGCCGCCAAAGACAGTGTTTCCGTCGAATGTTACGCAGAAGCCTGATGTCACGTCGATGACGGAAAATGGAGTTTATTTCAATGATGGAAGCTTTGAGGAATTTAGCGTCGTTTTATATTGCAcag gtTATCAATACACATTTCCATTCTTGAGCGTTGACGCTGGCATTTACGTCGACGACAATTATGTAACTCCCCTTTATAAGCACTGCATCAATATTAATTACCCGACAATGGCATTCATTGGCTTACCAACTTTTGTATGTGCCTCACAAATGTTCGATTTACAA gttCGTTTTGCTCTCAAATTCATCACAGGTGCCAAGGAAATGCCCTCGAAGGAAGAAATGCTCGCCGATACGGAAAAAGACATGCAAGCTCGTTTCGCCAAGGGATACAAAAAACGTCAAGCTCACTTAATGGGCGAGAATCAATGCAGTTATTACGATGATTTGGCAAAAACTGCTGAAATTGAACCCATTAAACCAGTTATCACGAAAATGCATAAAGTGAGTTATCATCGTTACTTGGATGACTTGGTGAATTTCCgcaaaaatagatttaaaatcttagataatgagaattttgtggagattgaaaattataacaattga
- the LOC134838331 gene encoding uncharacterized protein LOC134838331, with product MAQDTTPKTSSTSIRRLAPHSPLLNLPITKTIAAARAAQQHSSSTKNNFASLPPPKIITTTDPHANKNHLEPETDAELATTNVHGYIACSSVNNAIEINLRFPKCKCPAVVINGETPKKSTAEADEEIKTKIINFDRNNLCNIVNNLDINTCTKCSISLDVKRLLTRIFSNPALNSDNLNGSCLGDGASLLSASISPRLSESNVSNTAEHDDFIIFNLNKQNHGAKRHSADKRSTGTQHEPDNRSPNSRGSSKNKEVYVITDEFKKKCTEHHIIVKRNAANKAKKKPFSRSLENLSTPEVQRREFVAASNASAVKCDLDLTQNSSQNVANGSNPKRNGKISETKTRSKSVDDISTSSNEVLEGVDSVELIFISDEFLNKSNKEEPEVIIVDPSPRPTPSPNSQSGDEKLSKPSSRKSSQKSDKSPKDKKLYVISDDYKKRSLNNTVIVVKQRETKKSKAATTKTSGNSDVNNAKNVDEKLALNLKKTTTTNSNTFLTYEEPFSPIYDLEDKEIP from the coding sequence ATGGCGCAAGATACCACACCAAAAACGTCGTCGACGTCAATTCGACGTCTTGCGCCACACTCCCCCTTGCTAAATTTGCCGATTACGAAGACAATTGCCGCCGCTCGTGCTGCCCAACAACATTCctcatcaacaaaaaataactttgcaTCGTTGCCTCCTCCGAAAATTATCACAACCACCGATCCTCACGCGAACAAAAATCACCTTGAGCCCGAAACAGATGCCGAATTGGCAACCACTAACGTGCACGGATACATCGCATGTTCCTCCGTCAACAACGCCATCGAGATAAACTTGAGATTTCCAAAGTGCAAATGCCCCGCAGTCGTCATAAATGGCGAAACGCCCAAAAAATCCACTGCGGAAGCCGACGAAGAAATTAAAACCAAGATCATCAACTTTGATCGCAATAATTTGTGTAATATTGTCAATAACTTAGATATTAATACGTGTACAAAATGTAGTATATCATTAGATGTTAAGCGACTACTGACGCGAATTTTCAGTAATCCCGCATTGAACAGTGATAACTTGAACGGTAGTTGTTTGGGCGATGGCGCAAGTCTCTTATCGGCCTCCATCTCGCCCCGACTTTCGGAAAGTAACGTCTCAAATACCGCCGAGCACGacgatttcatcatttttaacttgaacaaGCAAAATCACGGCGCGAAACGTCATTCAGCTGACAAACGATCGACCGGCACGCAACACGAACCAGACAACAGAAGCCCCAATAGTCGAGGCAGcagcaaaaataaagaagtttATGTCATCACGGACGAGTTTAAGAAGAAATGCACTGAACATCACATCATCGTGAAACGCAACGCAGCGAATAAAGCGAAGAAAAAGCCATTTTCACGTTCCTTGGAGAATTTATCCACTCCTGAAGTGCAAAGACGCGAATTTGTAGCCGCCTCAAATGCTTCAGCGGTCAAATGTGATCTCGATTTGACCCAAAATTCATCTCAAAACGTCGCAAATGGCTCCAATCCAAAGAGAAACGGCAAAATTAGTGAGACAAAAACGCGTTCAAAGTCCGTGGATGACATCAGTACATCATCTAACGAAGTTCTCGAGGGCGTCGATTCAGTCGAACTCATTTTCATCAGCGACGAGTTCCTTAACAAGTCGAATAAAGAAGAGCCGGAAGTGATTATCGTTGATCCATCGCCGAGACCAACTCCTTCGCCCAATTCTCAATCAGGCgatgaaaaactttcaaaaccATCTTCGCGTAAATCCTCACAAAAATCCGATAAAAGCCCGAAAGACAAGAAATTGTACGTAATTTCCGACGATTACAAGAAACGATCGTTAAATAATACGGTAATTGTGGTGAAACAACGCGAAACGAAGAAATCCAAGGCTGCGACGACAAAAACGAGCGGCAACTCTGATGTTAATAATGCTAAAAATGTCGATGAAAAACTTGCGTTGAACCTCAAGAAGACAACAACTACCAATTCAAATACTTTTCTGACTTATGAAGAACCTTTTTCGCCCATTTATGACCTGGAGGATAAGGAAATACCCTAA
- the LOC134827973 gene encoding zinc finger protein 235-like gives MHFNNKTCRFCLSEQKGDFKQKLDEIPTENPSDTTVKAMKNIFGWKVTKSDPLTKICMECKAKLLDVYIYVKKMKQNDQKWRREWIKSTSNDVIDLLSSDDETPQVKEEPPSDVESSDESDTDKKSPKIPLKRVKEEGETSESDDNEDKFRENELVIECDANATLVTSTTQYENEENVTETPPKRLKTLRARAPTTSIREWSTSEESSDSEIEEIIVPRTAIDLTQDPIPSTSKGISRISSTTATTSACSEIVAMGFTSLAEKMLAIKQNPSLTDDEMCKIFYGIECHLCSGLEFESLADLEVHLTEQHGIVKISVKCCDIEIIKPIMVDHIKFHLGMMKSSLKDHIRDLKKKKICEECGHLSSTEYQLAHHISRFHTEFHNAINTRSLNRDLSQVYDISSGQIVTSRYQCDECEANFYFESILRRHKMRNHMTLEEQLQFKKFGCHDCGEKFFDKHDVQRHIEVIHAKFRRMADARVKCLECDKILSSIYHLRLHKVQHWTAEERQRNKPPSTLLCQKCFKAFSCKKDMKKHLHTHMTRQELYESKKFECTVCKKRFWTEKNLTDHIKFYHLKQFDHVCGVCKRAYVSETNLRYHVCGQKPRKEKQKEEHECQFCGKISNSLDNLKSHLHQYHLPGYRFNCQKCGNGYNYSTSFYTHVKNCSGSKN, from the exons ATGCATTTCAATAACAAGACATGCCGGTTCTGTCTTTCAGAACAAAAAGGCgacttcaaacaaaaattggatGAAATTCCGACAGAAAACCCCTCAGATACTACGGTAAAAgcgatgaaaaacattttcggATGGAAG gttacaAAATCCGATCCtctgacaaaaatttgcatggaATGCAAAGCAAAGTTACTCGATGTGTACATttacgtgaaaaaaatgaagcaaaacgACCAAAAATGGCGAAGAGAATGGATTAAATCGACATCCAACGACGTAATTGACTTATTGAGTTCGGATGACGAGACACCGCAAGTGAAAGAGGAACCTCCGAGTGACGTAGAATCAAGTGATGAAAGCGACACAGATAAAAAATCACCAAAAATACCCTTGAAACGTGTCAAAGAGGAAGGCGAAACCTCAGAATCGGACGACAATGAGGACAAATTTCGCGAAAATGAGTTGGTTATCGAGTGTGATGCTAATGCCACGTTGGTTACGAGCACAACGCAGtacgaaaatgaagaaaatgtcACAGAAACGCCCCCAAAACGCTTGAAAACCTTGCGGGCAAGAGCTCCAACGACGTCAATTCGTGAATGGAGCACCAGCGAAGAGAGCTCAGACTCAGAAATCGAGGAAATTATCGTGCCACGAACAGCAATTGACTTAACTCAAGACCCAATTCCGTCAACTTCGAAGGGAATTTCTCGGATTTCATCAACAACGGCAACGACAAGTGCCTGCAGCGAAATCGTAGCGATGGGATTCACGAGTCTCGCCGAGAAAATGTTGGCAATTAAGCAAAATCCATCGTTGACTGATGATGAAATGTGCAAAATTTTCTACGGAATCGAGTGTCATTTGTGTTCGGGGTTGGAATTTGAGTCGCTTGCCGATTTGGAGGTGCATCTCACTGAACAGCAtggaattgttaaaattagcGTGAAATGCTGCGATATTGAGATAATTAAGCCAATTATGGTCGATCACATCAAATTTCATCTTGGGATGATGAAAAGTTCGCTCAAAGATCACATTCGGGAtctgaaaaagaagaaaatttgcgAGGAATGCGGGCATTTGAGTTCAACGGAGTACCAACTAGCACATCATATTTCACGATTTCACACGGAATTTCACAACGCCATCAATACTCGTTCGTTAAATCGGGATTTGTCGCAAGTTTATGACATTTCCAGTGGGCAAATTGTCACTTCGCGCTACCAATGTGACGAATGCgaggcaaatttttatttcgaatcgATACTCAGACGTCATAAAATGCGAAATCACATGACTTTGGAGGAGcaattgcaatttaaaaagttcGGATGTCACGATTGCGGCGAAAAATTCTTCGACAAACACGATGTTCAGCGGCATATCGAAGTAATTCACGCCAAATTCCGACGAATGGCTGATGCGCGAGTGAAATGTCTCGAATGCGATAAAATTCTCTCGAGTATTTATCATTTGCGACTTCATAAAGTGCAACATTGGACTGCGGAAGAGCGACAACGTAATAAACCACCTTCAACTTTACTTTGCCAGAAATGCTTCAAAGCTTTTAGCTGCAAAAAGGACATGAAAAAACATTTGCACACGCACATGACGCGACAAGAACTGTACGAGAGCAAGAAATTCGAATGCACCGTTTGCAAGAAACGATTTTGGACAGAGAAAAATCTCACGGAtcacattaaattttaccatttgaagcaatttgATCACGTGTGTGGCGTTTGTAAGAGAGCGTATGTGTCTGAAACGAATTTGAGATATCATGTTTGTGGACAGAAACCGAGAAAGGAGAAGCAAAAGGAAGAGCACGAATGTCagttttgtggaaaaatttcgaattcgtTGGATAATTTGAAGAGTCACTTGCATCAATATCATCTTCCGGGATATCGGTTCAATTGTCAAAAGTGTGGAAATGGATATAATTATTCAACAAGTTTTTATACTCATGTTAAAAATTGCTCaggaagcaaaaattaa